The DNA window AAAAAGGCCCAGAGCAGCCCCAGCCTGCGGAAGCCATCGCTCAGCAGACACCCGAAAAACGCATCGCATCGTTGGAGGCTAGACGGACTGAGATCCAGCGGCGCAGGCATACTTTGGATACCATGGTCCATGAGTTGACCCAGGTGATTCAACCCAGTTCCATTGCCTATGACATGGCAGCCAAGGCCGAGGTCAAGAAGACCGTGTCCAGCATTGAGAATGAGATCGCAGACCTCAAGCGCGAGGAACACGAGATCGGCCTGAAAGTCGCTCGGGCTTGGCGGCGCTTGGATGAAACAGAGAACTCGGGTGATGGCAGCTGTCTCTGGATTAAACGCGTCACCAGTTAACGCTTGGGTGCTTCCTTGGTTTTCATGATATCTCGACCGGAaccttttctttctgttttgAGTTGGATGCTGCGTACTTTCAATTTCCTCCTCGGTTTGACGTTACAAGACATGACTGATGATaccctcttctttcccttttaTGTGCTCCCCCATTGATGATTTTATGTGAACATAAACTTTCCTTGTCATTTGGAGTATGCGAATGCAACATCTGTAGATATTGAAGTGAAGTGGAAACCACCCTAGATTGATTGATATTGCTCGGGTAGATCAGAGAAACACCTCCCCGTCGTTGAACATGGCTCGTTGAGTCGTAACAGTATTCTCTATTTCTTGCCCGACTTCTTGATCCCCTGCTGACCAGTGTTCAGCGGgcccttcttgcccttggccatctcggccatctccttctttgccttggCCTCTGTTGCCTGGTCAGTGAATGGGTTCGGTTGCGCCAGGTCCGGAATCACATACCggccttctgcttctcgcGGTGGGCAATatcgtcctcatccagatccttcttgtccttcttggccgcctTCAGGGGCTTGACCTTGCCGCCTGTGGCAGGGGTAGTGAGTCAGACTGCCGTGGCTGCTTGCCTCAAGGGGAGTATAAAACCTGCATACCTTCTCTGCTTTGGCCACCCATTTTGATAAGTGGAAATCGATGAACACAAGGAAACGATCGGTGTTTGGACGGGTtgcagagagagaaagagaaaaaaaaaatagttGGAGGCGCGGGGCTTATCAGAGACAACTCCGGCTGACCGCCTTCCCTCTCGGGGATTCATTCCTCTTCGCCCAGCTCAACTCAcacctcttcttcacttccTATACTGGCGCGAGCTCATCGTTGATCCCTTCTGCCCAGTTCCCCCAACCACTTTTCACTGGAGTTTCATGAGATATGTGCTGAAGCGATATATCAAGGCTGTGGTGCGAAGGCAGGCCTCTCAAAGCCGGTTGGACTTTCAAAGATCCTTTTGTGAAGCTTCGTTTTATTGTCTTGGAGCCCACGCTAACCGAGCCATCATCACTCCCAAAGCGCCTCCTCCAAAGGCCGATTTCAGTGCAAGAGACAACACCAGACTACCAAGACCAGACACCATGTCGCACGGCAGGTCGAGGTCTCCATCGACCCCTTCTGAGGGTGAGATCATCGAATCAGGTTCGGAGATGAAGGCAACTACGTCACAACCTCTTCTTAATGGCACCAGCGTTGTTGACCGTCCAACCAGAGCTAGTACTTCCTCTGCGCCCAGATCCCCCGCGTCGCTGAGGAGCAGTCGCTCGCCACGCCGCCGGCGGTCAAAGACGAGATCTCGCTCGAGATCCCGCTCCCCCTATCGGGACTCCAGAGGTTACAAGCGCAGACGCGACGATGACTATGATCATCACTTCGACAGCCGGCCCTCGCGCCACgagcctccaccaccaccgcgCCGCAGACACGACGACAGACCCTATGACCGGGGTTCCCGGCGGCCGAAATCTTACTACGACTACGATCGCGAGGAGAGCTATGGTGGTGGGTTGCGGTATTCCGATGATTACGACCGACGCAGAGACAAG is part of the Penicillium psychrofluorescens genome assembly, chromosome: 4 genome and encodes:
- a CDS encoding uncharacterized protein (ID:PFLUO_006819-T1.cds;~source:funannotate), whose translation is MGGQSREGGKVKPLKAAKKDKKDLDEDDIAHREKQKAEAKAKKEMAEMAKGKKGPLNTGQQGIKKSGKK